One window of Alkaliphilus metalliredigens QYMF genomic DNA carries:
- a CDS encoding peptidase MA family metallohydrolase → MLKKNMKLKSWRNIGFVGFIVLLLMLGAYSSFKPQAVTAFRPLLRSAEETMVSYQTRSDQQIETENFIIKYQSIDEELLQFIAETAEDKYREATAVFQYEPKDKVLLVVYNDPNRMMKTVMLNKEKPPMGVYYGNALHILDPTLWVNEGQDLEQVFYEEGPILHELVHLLTDHVAKGNFPHWFTEGVSLYFEYEVDGYEWGRGVTLSEVYDLEALTYGFHQMNQYEAYTKSFRLVNAFVEEYGRQALINLIEELGEGKDPEKVLAIFNEF, encoded by the coding sequence ATGTTGAAAAAAAACATGAAATTAAAATCATGGAGAAACATAGGATTTGTTGGATTCATTGTGTTACTTTTGATGCTAGGGGCATACAGCTCATTTAAACCTCAAGCAGTGACGGCCTTTAGGCCTTTGCTGAGGAGCGCTGAAGAAACCATGGTAAGCTATCAAACAAGAAGTGACCAACAAATAGAGACAGAGAATTTCATCATTAAGTATCAATCAATAGATGAAGAGCTGCTGCAATTCATTGCAGAAACAGCGGAAGATAAGTATAGAGAAGCAACGGCAGTATTTCAATACGAACCTAAGGATAAAGTATTGCTGGTTGTCTATAATGATCCAAATCGAATGATGAAGACGGTCATGTTAAATAAAGAAAAACCACCTATGGGTGTGTATTATGGAAATGCGCTTCATATTTTAGATCCTACTTTATGGGTTAATGAGGGACAGGATTTAGAGCAGGTTTTTTATGAGGAAGGGCCGATTTTGCATGAACTGGTCCATTTGCTAACAGACCATGTAGCCAAGGGGAATTTTCCCCATTGGTTTACGGAAGGGGTTAGTTTATATTTTGAATATGAAGTAGACGGATATGAATGGGGTAGAGGCGTCACATTGTCAGAGGTATATGACCTGGAAGCTTTGACCTATGGATTTCATCAAATGAATCAGTACGAAGCCTATACAAAGTCATTTAGATTGGTGAATGCATTTGTAGAGGAGTATGGAAGACAGGCATTAATCAACTTGATTGAAGAATTAGGAGAGGGAAAAGACCCTGAGAAAGTACTTGCCATTTTTAATGAATTTTAA
- a CDS encoding sensor histidine kinase, translated as MFKSIRWKFITIYFLLVFMAMVIVGVFLINQFEQYHLGVVRDNLTQIANSLRISLKDMDWQKNKEDVQENITYYEKIGMEIYVIGRDTNFTIISSTNLSYLNENATEILEPDLILSSFNGDPGEKDIVPKEEGLTSSKNMVFPLYDEHSRVTGAIYLRQNLEEIYNTLDQSINILIRATILALFITIFVGYFIAKSVTGPINDVTIKAEKMARGDFEQVVEIKSDDEIGQLGNMFNYLMARLKSVLQEMSNEKQKMDTIITYMADGLIATTMEGKVIHANPRALEMLRIQEKDILEKHFDETFKQLNERLTIEYLQNSPAKWSGSQMIEMEYGITLRANYAPYMNEKGDLDGIIVLFQDVTEYEKLENMRKEFVANVSHELKTPLTTIKSYTETLLEGAMENQELGKQFLNVIDNEADRMARLVRDLLQLSNADYQQTKWDKKEVDLNYIVEKAVLNLSVSAKNKEQELNYKGLREGVSVWADENRIEQVLLNVISNAIKYTANGGCIDVSLEETQNHATIKITDNGMGIPKEDLPRIFERFYRVDKARSREMGGTGLGLSIAKQIIDVHEGMIKVDSRESGGTAVLIELPLLQEKMCN; from the coding sequence ATGTTTAAAAGTATCCGGTGGAAGTTTATAACCATCTACTTCCTGCTTGTATTTATGGCGATGGTTATTGTCGGTGTGTTTTTAATTAATCAGTTCGAACAGTATCACTTGGGCGTTGTTCGAGATAATTTAACGCAGATAGCCAATAGTTTAAGGATCTCTCTTAAGGATATGGACTGGCAAAAGAATAAGGAAGATGTTCAGGAAAACATTACTTATTATGAAAAAATCGGAATGGAAATATATGTAATTGGTAGAGATACAAACTTTACCATTATTTCTAGTACAAATTTGTCTTATCTGAATGAGAATGCAACGGAGATTCTGGAACCGGACTTAATCTTATCTTCCTTTAATGGGGATCCAGGAGAAAAGGACATTGTCCCTAAGGAAGAGGGGTTGACTAGCTCTAAAAATATGGTTTTTCCCCTTTACGATGAGCATAGTCGTGTAACAGGTGCCATCTATTTGAGACAAAACCTCGAAGAGATTTATAATACATTAGATCAATCCATCAATATCTTGATTAGGGCAACGATTTTAGCCTTATTTATCACGATTTTTGTAGGGTACTTTATTGCAAAAAGCGTCACAGGGCCTATCAATGATGTGACCATTAAGGCTGAAAAAATGGCGAGGGGCGATTTTGAACAAGTGGTAGAAATCAAGTCAGATGATGAAATTGGACAATTAGGAAATATGTTCAACTACTTGATGGCACGCTTGAAGTCCGTGCTTCAAGAGATGTCCAATGAAAAGCAAAAGATGGATACCATTATTACTTATATGGCGGATGGTTTAATTGCAACCACCATGGAAGGGAAAGTGATCCATGCAAACCCCAGGGCTTTAGAAATGTTAAGGATACAAGAAAAAGATATTTTAGAAAAACATTTCGATGAAACATTTAAGCAATTAAATGAACGGTTAACCATTGAATATTTACAAAATAGTCCAGCTAAATGGTCAGGAAGTCAGATGATTGAAATGGAGTATGGTATTACTTTGCGAGCTAACTATGCTCCATATATGAATGAAAAGGGAGATTTAGATGGCATTATTGTGCTTTTCCAAGATGTAACAGAGTATGAAAAATTGGAAAATATGAGAAAGGAATTCGTCGCTAATGTTTCCCATGAGCTTAAAACACCCTTAACCACCATCAAAAGCTATACAGAAACATTATTAGAGGGTGCCATGGAGAATCAAGAGCTAGGAAAACAGTTTCTGAATGTTATTGATAACGAAGCAGATCGGATGGCTCGACTTGTACGAGATTTGTTGCAACTATCCAATGCAGATTATCAACAAACGAAATGGGATAAAAAGGAAGTTGATTTAAATTATATTGTTGAAAAAGCAGTACTAAATTTAAGTGTTTCAGCAAAAAATAAAGAACAAGAATTAAATTATAAAGGATTAAGAGAAGGTGTATCAGTGTGGGCTGATGAAAATCGTATTGAACAAGTACTGCTGAATGTGATAAGTAATGCCATTAAATACACAGCAAATGGTGGATGCATCGATGTGTCCTTGGAAGAAACCCAGAACCATGCAACGATTAAAATAACAGATAATGGTATGGGAATTCCAAAGGAGGATCTGCCTAGAATATTTGAACGATTTTATAGAGTTGATAAAGCCCGTTCAAGAGAAATGGGAGGCACTGGATTGGGTCTTTCTATTGCAAAGCAGATTATTGATGTTCATGAAGGCATGATTAAAGTTGACAGTAGAGAATCGGGTGGCACGGCCGTCTTGATTGAGTTACCACTTCTACAGGAAAAAATGTGTAATTGA
- a CDS encoding S8 family peptidase encodes MFGYRDIIEESVFQRLMTLDEDEIPVIIRAENCDCADLEKCVRDKGGRIKYLLPLINSVAAYLPSVGVRSVAREEFINKIIYDELAHKLMDVASLTVGSDYANEYDLTGKGVTVAVIDTGVHPHSDLVTPTNRIIGFKDFVGKRTSPYDDDGHGTHVAGIVAGNGFSSQGKYMGIAPDANILGVKVLNQDGGGSISDVIAGIQWAVDNRSRYNVKVMTLSLGTKANKSYREDPLCQAVEAAVNAGITVVTAAGNSGPERSTINSPANSPSAISVGAVDDRDITSPRDAKIADFSSRGPTPDGFSKPDLLSPGVRINSLSHQGSQYTSLSGTSMATPIVAGCAALLYEQNPSLNPQGVKSLMTKHALSINQNRDAQGAGILDIRKILQDTNPTHKKPGTTPSRPIQSPQRNRSFFSDWFLVLLIVVLLIIL; translated from the coding sequence GTGTTTGGATATAGAGATATTATAGAAGAATCAGTGTTCCAACGATTAATGACTTTAGATGAAGACGAAATTCCTGTGATCATTCGAGCTGAAAATTGTGATTGTGCTGACCTTGAAAAATGTGTTAGAGACAAAGGTGGTCGAATTAAATACCTTCTTCCTCTCATTAATTCTGTGGCTGCCTACCTTCCTTCAGTTGGGGTTAGGAGCGTTGCTAGGGAAGAATTCATCAATAAAATTATTTATGATGAGTTAGCCCATAAACTAATGGATGTAGCCTCCCTTACTGTAGGTTCTGACTACGCCAATGAATATGACTTAACTGGAAAAGGTGTTACTGTAGCAGTGATAGACACAGGGGTTCACCCCCACAGTGATCTGGTCACTCCTACCAATCGGATCATTGGATTCAAGGATTTTGTTGGTAAAAGAACTTCACCCTATGATGATGATGGACACGGCACCCATGTGGCAGGTATCGTTGCAGGAAATGGATTCTCCTCCCAAGGCAAATATATGGGGATTGCACCGGATGCCAACATCCTGGGTGTTAAAGTGCTTAACCAGGACGGTGGCGGCAGCATATCCGATGTCATCGCCGGTATTCAGTGGGCTGTGGATAATCGCAGTCGTTATAACGTCAAAGTAATGACTTTATCCCTTGGGACAAAGGCAAATAAATCCTATCGCGAGGATCCGCTATGTCAGGCTGTTGAAGCAGCAGTTAACGCTGGAATTACCGTTGTGACCGCTGCCGGAAATAGTGGTCCCGAGAGAAGTACCATCAATTCACCGGCAAACAGCCCTTCAGCCATCAGTGTAGGCGCAGTTGATGATCGAGACATTACTTCACCAAGAGATGCTAAAATTGCAGATTTTTCAAGCCGAGGTCCTACTCCAGATGGGTTTAGTAAGCCTGATTTACTGTCTCCTGGGGTCCGTATTAACTCTCTTAGTCACCAAGGGAGCCAATATACCAGTTTATCAGGAACCTCCATGGCAACCCCAATTGTTGCAGGATGTGCTGCTTTACTTTATGAGCAAAATCCATCCTTGAACCCCCAAGGGGTAAAATCACTTATGACAAAGCATGCCCTAAGCATAAATCAAAATAGAGATGCCCAGGGTGCTGGTATCCTTGACATTCGTAAAATATTACAGGATACAAACCCTACCCATAAAAAACCGGGAACTACGCCGTCTAGACCGATACAATCACCTCAAAGAAATCGTTCCTTCTTTAGCGATTGGTTCCTTGTTTTACTAATTGTTGTGCTTTTAATTATTTTGTAG
- a CDS encoding LysM peptidoglycan-binding domain-containing M23 family metallopeptidase encodes MMKIDIKRIQKQAESTYKKYEAHMRNFYNINKGKKAVQYKIIGAALALILVLSVVLLNGSINASLQAYEIQTDGQVLAVVRAEEDFEEAMNAVKQELEKTYKQEVIMIQELEVIEVKADEESITDRNMMIRNIRKQLDLKVKAFAISVNGEDVVVVRDQSTADEILATLKAPFLQEDEVEKYEKVDFSEEIEIKEIATEIGALREKEDALNLIITGTDEEKIHEVQSGESAWTIAGKYDLSVSDIEKANPEINSERLQIGQEISLIIPKPYINVRTLEFIVQKEIIPFDTEYEKTSSLYEGDRKITIQGVEGEKEVQAYIVRENGIEIDKEILYEEILLEPKMRVIAEGTEPRPRTVATGVFANPTRGRLTSGFGTRWGRRHEGIDVAGPTGTAVNAADAGLVSFAGYNGAYGNLVIINHENGYQTYYAHNSSLLVKKGDRVYKGEQIAKMGSTGRSTGPHLHFEVRKNGSPVNPLSFVKY; translated from the coding sequence ATGATGAAGATTGATATCAAAAGAATTCAAAAACAAGCGGAAAGTACATATAAAAAATATGAAGCACATATGAGGAATTTTTATAATATAAACAAAGGGAAAAAAGCGGTTCAGTATAAAATAATAGGCGCAGCCTTAGCCCTGATACTGGTTCTCTCAGTGGTTTTACTGAACGGATCAATAAACGCTTCATTGCAAGCATATGAGATACAGACAGATGGACAAGTATTAGCTGTTGTCAGAGCCGAAGAAGACTTTGAAGAAGCGATGAATGCTGTAAAGCAAGAACTAGAAAAGACCTACAAACAGGAAGTGATCATGATTCAAGAGCTTGAAGTGATAGAAGTGAAGGCAGATGAGGAATCAATTACAGACCGGAATATGATGATCCGAAATATCCGAAAACAACTAGATTTGAAGGTAAAGGCTTTTGCCATTAGTGTCAATGGAGAAGACGTGGTTGTTGTCAGAGACCAAAGTACTGCAGATGAAATTTTGGCAACATTAAAAGCGCCATTTTTACAAGAAGATGAAGTTGAAAAATATGAAAAAGTTGATTTTAGTGAAGAGATAGAAATTAAAGAAATTGCCACAGAGATAGGTGCTTTGAGAGAAAAGGAAGATGCATTAAATTTAATCATTACAGGAACCGATGAAGAGAAAATTCATGAGGTGCAATCTGGAGAAAGTGCTTGGACCATTGCAGGGAAATATGATTTAAGTGTATCAGATATTGAAAAGGCTAATCCAGAGATTAATTCTGAGCGACTTCAAATTGGACAAGAAATAAGTTTAATTATCCCTAAACCTTATATTAATGTGAGAACACTAGAATTCATTGTACAAAAGGAAATCATTCCTTTTGATACAGAGTATGAAAAGACCAGCTCCTTATATGAAGGAGATCGAAAAATTACGATACAAGGTGTAGAAGGTGAAAAAGAAGTACAGGCATATATTGTAAGAGAAAATGGTATAGAGATAGATAAAGAGATTCTTTATGAAGAAATCCTTTTAGAGCCTAAAATGAGAGTAATTGCAGAAGGAACAGAGCCACGACCTAGAACAGTAGCGACAGGGGTTTTTGCTAATCCAACCCGTGGTAGACTAACATCAGGCTTTGGCACAAGATGGGGCAGACGTCATGAAGGAATTGATGTGGCAGGGCCAACGGGAACAGCTGTTAATGCTGCAGATGCAGGACTCGTTTCCTTCGCTGGATATAATGGTGCCTATGGGAATCTAGTGATTATTAATCATGAAAATGGATACCAGACATATTATGCACATAACAGTTCACTCCTTGTTAAAAAGGGAGATCGGGTTTATAAAGGAGAGCAAATTGCTAAGATGGGAAGTACCGGTAGAAGTACGGGTCCACATCTACACTTTGAAGTCAGGAAAAATGGCTCCCCTGTTAATCCCTTAAGTTTTGTAAAATATTAG
- a CDS encoding response regulator, whose product MEKKILIVEDEKPIADILKFNLEKEGYRIEMAHDGEDALKKVSEFIPDLVLLDVMLPKLDGFQVCRKIRESFSMPILMLTAKEEEVDKVLGLEIGADDYITKPFGMRELLARVNANFRRMEAPAGSQGGGKISSGKLSIDFSKYEVKRDQLVIELTSREFELLKFLAIQAEQVFTREQLLKEVWGYEYYGDIRTVDVTVRRLREKVEDDSGNPKYIQTKRGVGYYFRRA is encoded by the coding sequence ATGGAGAAGAAAATATTAATCGTTGAAGATGAAAAGCCTATTGCAGATATTTTAAAGTTTAATTTAGAAAAGGAAGGTTACCGCATAGAAATGGCCCATGATGGGGAGGATGCTTTGAAAAAAGTGAGTGAATTCATCCCTGATTTGGTTCTTCTAGATGTGATGTTACCCAAATTAGACGGGTTTCAGGTCTGCCGAAAGATAAGAGAAAGTTTTTCTATGCCAATTTTGATGCTAACAGCTAAGGAAGAAGAAGTAGACAAGGTGTTGGGTCTTGAGATTGGAGCTGATGATTATATTACAAAACCATTTGGCATGCGTGAACTGCTGGCTAGGGTAAATGCAAATTTTAGACGCATGGAAGCACCTGCAGGATCACAAGGCGGTGGCAAGATTTCCTCCGGTAAGTTATCCATCGACTTTAGTAAATATGAAGTAAAAAGAGACCAACTGGTCATTGAGTTAACCTCTAGGGAGTTCGAGCTCTTGAAGTTTTTAGCAATTCAAGCAGAGCAGGTCTTTACAAGAGAACAGCTTTTAAAAGAAGTATGGGGATATGAATATTATGGAGATATTAGAACCGTAGATGTAACCGTAAGAAGATTGAGAGAAAAAGTTGAGGATGATTCCGGTAACCCTAAATACATACAAACGAAGCGGGGCGTTGGGTATTATTTCAGGAGGGCCTAA